Part of the Aquimarina sp. MAR_2010_214 genome is shown below.
ACCTCGGGAACTAAAAATGGTGGATTTTATAGTAATGCCACACTTGAAACATATGCTTTTTATGATACCAACAAATACGAGAATACCTTAAATCCATATTCAGAAAAAGTATTAGAAGCTTCACCATTAAACAGAGTACAAGAACAGGCAGCACCAGGAAATGACTGGAAAGCCAGTTCTGTCGACAATACTCCCGTTGTTCCTAGTAATTTACCCGTTGATATTGTTATTAATCATACGGTAAATGCTACTAGTTCTGAATCAGATAGAAATCTACTTGCTTCATCCTCTATAACATTAGCAGCTGGTACCTGGATACAATCAGGTAGTAATTTTAGTGCTAAAATTTTTAATACTAATAACAATTCTGAAACTGATAATCATACTATCAAATTTGATTGGGATACTAATATAACCGATGATGTAATATACTTTAAAGTAAACTTTACAGACCCAACAAATACAGAAGCACCTAGTTTGGTAAAGGATGGTTTTTATGCTCTAAATCAGTTGTATGTCACCATCACCAAAGATGAAAACTGGATCCCGACAGATGGGAATCTACATACCTCTCGAGAGTATAAAGACAAACAAGGCAGAGTGGTCTTAAAAAGAACCTATGCTTCGACAAGCTCAGCAACAGGGGCACCGAGCATAGTCGAGGCACATGACACGTATTATGTGTATGATGATTTTGGGAATCTTACTTATGTGATTCCACCTAAAGCAACTACTGCTGATGGTATTTCTGATATTGAACTTGCCGAATTATGTTATCAGTACACATATGATTACCGCAATCGATTGATTGAAAAGAAGATCCCCGGTAAGGATTGGGAGTCTATTGTATACAACCAGCTAGATCAACCGATCTTAACTCAGGATGCAAACCTAAAAGCAGACAATACCTGGCTCTTTACCAAATACGATGCTTTTGGAAGAGTAGCCTACACCGGTAAAATCAGTATCACAGAAAAAAACCGTAAACAACTACAAACCGAAGCAAATGCATATGCAGAGGAGCTATGGGTAACCAGAGGAGCTAAGGTTAGCATCGGAGGAGTAGATATGCACTATACTGATGGTGGTTATCCAAAAGCACTTGCAGGTGAGGTGTTAAGTATTACTTACTATGATGATTATGCGTTTTTAGGAGCTACTCCACAGCAAGCTTTTATAAAACCGAATACTATTTATAATGAAGCAGTTTCAGATCAAACCAAAACATTGGCAACCGGAAGTTTAGTAAAAATACTAGATACCTCATATTGGACAACTACAGTTACCTATTATGATAAAAAAGCAAGACCGATTTATATAGCCAGTAAAAATGAATATCTCAACACTACTGATATTATAGAGAGCAAGCTTGATTTTGTAGGTAAAGTAGAAGAAATCAAAACCAGCCATACCAAAGACAGCAACGCTGCAATTGTAACGATAGATACATTTACTTATGATCATATGGGTAGACTAAAAGAGCAAGCTCAAAAGATCAATACCCAAACCCCAGAGGTAATTGTGGCTAATACTTATGATAATTTAGGACAATTGAAATCTAAGACTACAGGAGGAGGATTGCAAGAGGTAGATTACACCTATAATGTACGAGGTTGGCTGACTAAGATTAATGATCCTAATGTAGCTCTTGGAAACAAATTGTTTGCTTTTGGGATCAATTACAATACCCCACAACACGGGGCTAAGGCATTGTTTAATGGTAATATTGCAGAAACAAAGTGGAAAACTGCCAATGATAATGTAGAGCGATATTACAAATATGAGTACGATGCTTTAAACCGAATCACAAGTGGGAGTAGTAAAGACAACAATTACAGCTTAAGTGATGTTACCTATGATAAGGTGGGTAATATTATGAGTCTAACTCGCAGTGGTTTCCAGAACTCAAGCACATTTACGGGTATGGATATATTGGGATACGAGTATGACAGTGGTAATAAGCTACAAAAAGTAACCGATACCGGTAATAAAACCTATGGGTTTAAAGATGGTACTAATACTGATAATGACTTTGTCTATGATGCTAATGGTAACATGATCAAAGATCAAAACAAGGGGATTACGGGGATTACTTACAATCATTTAAATCTACCTAAAACCGTAACTGTAAATAATGCAGATCATACCGGAGATATTACTTATATTTACGATGCCACTGGTGTAAAATTAAAAAAGATTGCAACAGAGGGAAGTTCTATGACAACAGAGTATGCTGGTAATTATGTGTATAAGAATGGTGTATTAGAGTTCTTTAACCACCCAGAAGGTTATGTAGAGAAAGAAGCTGATGGATATAAATATGTCTATCAGTTTAAAGACCACTTAGGGAATATCCGACTCTCCTACAAAGACAGTAACAAAGACGGTAAAATCACCCAAAGCGAGATTGTAGAGGAGAAACATTATTATCCTTTTGGTCTACAACATAAAGGATACAACTTCGCTGTAAATGGTAGGAAACATAACTATGGATTTGGTGGGAAAGAAGAACAAGATGGACTAGGACTTGATTGGCACGACTTCGGTGCTAGAAATTATGATGCTTCGCTTGGTCGTTGGATGAATATTGATCCACTTGCAGAACAGTACCTTTCCTTAAGTCCATATAACTACACTATGAATAATCCTATATTCTTTGTTGACCCTGATGGACAAGAAGTAATAATCCATTTTAACAAGACTAAAAACAGGTTATACATATATGATGATGATAAGTGGGATGATAATTTAGAAACTAAGGCCGTAAGTGCGGAAGAGTATAAAACTTCTTTTGAAGAAGGTGAAGAAAAGTATAATCAAATACTTGTAATTCACAATGTTTTTTCTGGTGGAAACGATAGAGATGGTGATGGAGAAATAGAATATGGAGGTTCAGAAAACGAAAAAGAAATACCTAATGGAGAATACGATTTAGTAGATAATAAATCAGATGATAAGCATCCTGATTGGTATCGAATAGATTCAAAGACTGATGGAAATCGATACAATGATCGTTATGATGATCCAACTGAGAAAAATTCTAAGGGAAAACTTAGAGATGGATTTAGATTACATTTAGGAGGTATGAGTTGGGGATGCGTAACTATCTGTAGAGGACCCGAATATAACAAAAAGCAAAAAGAGTGGAATGTTCTAAATCAAATAATACAAACTACGGAAACAACAACAGTTAATGATAGAAGAGGAAGGCAGTCTGTAAATCCTCTTTCTAGATTAACAGTTTATGGGACTATTACAGTATCAGGACAGAACCCAAAACCGAAACAAAAAAAGAGTAACTAAAATGCGAAAATGTAGTTTTTTGGTAATGATTATAGTCATTTGTACAATGATTACTAGTTGTAATAATTGTAATGAAATTCAAGGAATAGTAATATCAGAACTTCTAAATAGACAAATAAATGATTCATATTGTGATATACTAAATAAAGCAATTGAGTTAGATAAAGAAGCAATAATTAAAATTTCAACTATTGAAGTTTCTGATGCAGCAGGATATGATCATGGTTATGTTTTAATTCGTTTAATAGAAAAGATTGGCGAGCAAGAATATTTAAAAGCCTTGGAAAATGTTTCAACGGAGCAAAAAAAATCTATTGAATCATATTTATGGGCAGGTCTTGAATATGGAGGAAATAAAATCTATAGTAATAAAAAGCTGAACGAAGTTTTACCTCTATTAGCAGAATCATTAAAACAGTAAATAATGAATATAATAGCGCGGAAATGTTTTCTGTGCTGGGTATGTAAGCGGTAAGAGTGGTTAAAATAAATGCTAAGAACCAGTTACATTGATGTAGCTGGTTTTTTTATGCGGTTAAGAGAAAGCTTGTTTAGTTTTATAGTTCTGTATCACATTATCAATTAAAAAGAAGAGCTTACTTTTAGTGTCTTGGTCAAGTTGCTCAATATCTTCAATACGTTTTAGAACTTCTTTGTCATAAGTAGATAATTGACCTTCACCAATAATATAATCAACAGATACATCGAATACTTTAGCTATTTTAAGGAGTATATCTACAGAAGGTGCATTTTCATTACGTTCATAATTACCAATAATAGTTCTAGAAACATCAACTTTTTTAGCTAAGTCACTTTGTGATAAGCTATGCTTCTTTCTTAAACTGATAATCTTACTTCCAATGTCCAACATAGTTATCTAAAATCAAGTGTTTGTAACGATTATAGGCAAATTTAGTCAAAATATTTTGACATAAGAAATGATTGATTGACATTAGATTGAAAAGAATATTGTACATTTGTCAAGAACCCTTGACAATTAAATATTTTTAAACAATGCTAAAAACACACAATCCACACAACTACAGCTACATCACAAAACACTTAGAAATCCACATCTTAGGTGGGATCAAACTCAATAATTTAGACCGTATGCGAGTCACTATGAGCGTACAGAAACCAAAAAGCATTAATGTATTACGTCACAGTATCGATTTATACAATGATAACATGGTAGAGAAATTTGTACGAAAGATTGCCGAACGTATCGAAATCGGTACGAGTATTGCCCGTAAAACCTTGCAAGAACTCACATCAGCACTAGAACACTATAGAATTGATGAACTGGAGGCAGCCAATAAAGCAAACGAAATACAGGTAAAAGAACTTAGTGAGAAAGAAGAACAAGCAGCTGTAAAGTTTTTGAAATCTAAAGATCTGCTTAAAAAGACAAATGAACTGATTGGTAAATCTGGAGTAATCGGAGAAGAAACCAACCGATTGTTAATGTACTTAATTTTTACGAGTAGAAAAACTAATAATCCATTGCATTGTATCAGTCTTGGTAGTTCGGGAGTTGGTAAAACACACTTGCAATCTAAAGTAGCAGAACTGATCCCCGATGAAGATAAAATAGAAATCACTGTATTATCAGCTAATGCGTTTTACTATTTTAATAGAACAGAATTACAATACAAATTGATTTTAATCGAGGATTTAGATGGTGCAGAATCAGTACTTTATCCACTACGTGAATTACAATCTAAAAAACGAATTACCAAAACGGTAGTCCATAAAGACTCGCGTGGCGAGAGCAAGACAATCCATTTAGTCGTAGAAGGTCCTGTAAGTATTGCAGGTTGTACTACACAAGAAAGTATCTACGAAGACAACAGCAACAGGAGTTTTTTACTCTATATCGACGAATCGGAAGAACAAGATAAAAAGATTATGGATTACCAGCGGTTGTTAAGTGCAGGCAAACGAAATGTAAAAGAAGAATGTACAGCAGCCAGATTTTTACGTGATGTACAAAG
Proteins encoded:
- a CDS encoding DUF6443 domain-containing protein, which produces MKIYMLFLVVLFSWGVNAQVIDPDPDPDCPSSQQIRYYLDQDLDGIGAGPVILYSCKQLEGTEKGKGLSTSDNDCDDNDPDANIGTQWYIDADRDGYGDINFTPIYQCLRPEGSFVANGLDCNDLNFDIKNVNTYYLDADGDGYGSRKNNQKLSTCDPLPTGYSTNNYDYDDTNAQIIDAPLKLVCSEGEKIAVYVDRDRDGYGTSLGMFNCDTPPDGYSLEKGDCDDDNPEITLKYYYEDNDKDSFGDPNKRISCDYPGLFNLDLVTGETVLNELYVENALDCNDGDPLILDGYFFYRDKDGDGFGNRFVKVKHCTKPLGYVANLSDCNDNDPNITPSTIWYEDKDKDGFGDPNKKMNSCDQPDGYVDNALDSCPTQGGPNSGCISTVVDGFTNKNYIHTILPQKPLSVITSSTNRDQLIETVNYFDDRGRLTQQITIKGGENLNKNDIVTRVEYDIQGRQRKEYLPYATSGTKNGGFYSNATLETYAFYDTNKYENTLNPYSEKVLEASPLNRVQEQAAPGNDWKASSVDNTPVVPSNLPVDIVINHTVNATSSESDRNLLASSSITLAAGTWIQSGSNFSAKIFNTNNNSETDNHTIKFDWDTNITDDVIYFKVNFTDPTNTEAPSLVKDGFYALNQLYVTITKDENWIPTDGNLHTSREYKDKQGRVVLKRTYASTSSATGAPSIVEAHDTYYVYDDFGNLTYVIPPKATTADGISDIELAELCYQYTYDYRNRLIEKKIPGKDWESIVYNQLDQPILTQDANLKADNTWLFTKYDAFGRVAYTGKISITEKNRKQLQTEANAYAEELWVTRGAKVSIGGVDMHYTDGGYPKALAGEVLSITYYDDYAFLGATPQQAFIKPNTIYNEAVSDQTKTLATGSLVKILDTSYWTTTVTYYDKKARPIYIASKNEYLNTTDIIESKLDFVGKVEEIKTSHTKDSNAAIVTIDTFTYDHMGRLKEQAQKINTQTPEVIVANTYDNLGQLKSKTTGGGLQEVDYTYNVRGWLTKINDPNVALGNKLFAFGINYNTPQHGAKALFNGNIAETKWKTANDNVERYYKYEYDALNRITSGSSKDNNYSLSDVTYDKVGNIMSLTRSGFQNSSTFTGMDILGYEYDSGNKLQKVTDTGNKTYGFKDGTNTDNDFVYDANGNMIKDQNKGITGITYNHLNLPKTVTVNNADHTGDITYIYDATGVKLKKIATEGSSMTTEYAGNYVYKNGVLEFFNHPEGYVEKEADGYKYVYQFKDHLGNIRLSYKDSNKDGKITQSEIVEEKHYYPFGLQHKGYNFAVNGRKHNYGFGGKEEQDGLGLDWHDFGARNYDASLGRWMNIDPLAEQYLSLSPYNYTMNNPIFFVDPDGQEVIIHFNKTKNRLYIYDDDKWDDNLETKAVSAEEYKTSFEEGEEKYNQILVIHNVFSGGNDRDGDGEIEYGGSENEKEIPNGEYDLVDNKSDDKHPDWYRIDSKTDGNRYNDRYDDPTEKNSKGKLRDGFRLHLGGMSWGCVTICRGPEYNKKQKEWNVLNQIIQTTETTTVNDRRGRQSVNPLSRLTVYGTITVSGQNPKPKQKKSN
- a CDS encoding helix-turn-helix domain-containing protein, whose protein sequence is MLDIGSKIISLRKKHSLSQSDLAKKVDVSRTIIGNYERNENAPSVDILLKIAKVFDVSVDYIIGEGQLSTYDKEVLKRIEDIEQLDQDTKSKLFFLIDNVIQNYKTKQAFS